A stretch of the Planktothricoides raciborskii GIHE-MW2 genome encodes the following:
- the cysK gene encoding cysteine synthase A has protein sequence MRIAQNVTELIGRTPLVQLNRIPQSEGCVAQIVAKLEGMNPAASVKDRIGVNMVNVAEAQGLITPGKTVLVEPTSGNTGIALAMVAAAKGYELIITMPDTMSVERRAMLQAYGAKLELTEGTRGMRGAIERAYEISESMPNAYMLQQFSNPSNPQIHRETTAEEIWQDTDGQVDFLVAGVGTGGTLTGVADVLKQRKSSFQAIAVEPANSAILSGYSAGPHKIQGIGAGFIPEVLNTDLIDEVIKVTDEEAIAFGRRLAREEGLLSGISSGAALAAAIKIGKRPENEGKLIVMIQPSFGERYLSTPLFQDPEPQLTSVS, from the coding sequence ATGCGAATTGCCCAAAATGTTACAGAACTGATTGGTCGGACACCGTTAGTCCAACTAAACCGCATCCCGCAATCAGAAGGCTGTGTGGCTCAAATTGTCGCTAAATTAGAAGGCATGAACCCAGCAGCTTCCGTAAAAGACCGAATTGGCGTCAATATGGTGAATGTGGCTGAAGCACAAGGGCTGATTACTCCCGGAAAAACTGTCTTGGTAGAACCTACTTCGGGAAATACTGGTATTGCTTTGGCAATGGTCGCGGCAGCTAAAGGGTATGAGTTGATTATTACTATGCCCGATACCATGAGCGTAGAACGCAGAGCTATGTTACAAGCTTATGGCGCTAAGTTAGAATTGACCGAAGGAACGCGGGGAATGCGTGGGGCGATCGAACGGGCTTATGAAATTTCCGAAAGTATGCCCAACGCCTATATGCTACAACAGTTTAGCAATCCTTCAAATCCGCAAATTCATCGGGAAACCACGGCGGAAGAAATTTGGCAAGATACGGATGGACAGGTGGATTTCTTGGTTGCCGGTGTGGGTACGGGTGGCACTTTGACTGGGGTGGCTGATGTACTGAAGCAACGCAAGTCCAGTTTTCAAGCGATCGCTGTTGAACCCGCGAACAGTGCCATCCTCTCTGGCTACTCCGCAGGCCCCCATAAAATCCAAGGGATCGGCGCTGGGTTTATTCCCGAAGTGCTGAACACAGACCTAATTGATGAAGTAATTAAAGTCACCGACGAAGAGGCGATCGCTTTTGGACGGCGCCTAGCCCGGGAAGAGGGGTTACTTTCGGGAATTTCTTCTGGGGCAGCCCTAGCAGCAGCCATCAAAATTGGCAAACGGCCTGAAAATGAAGGCAAACTAATTGTAATGATTCAGCCGAGTTTTGGCGAACGTTATTTAAGCACGCCCTTATTCCAAGACCCAGAACCTCAATTAACCAGCGTATCTTAA
- a CDS encoding vitamin K epoxide reductase family protein encodes MYSQRSIPWIHRKSRFAIAAIASIGVVITAYLTITKFAGGAAVCPTEGCDKVLESPYAVVFGLPLALFGFLAYSSMIGAAVSPWLVNEETSKAFRAKLENWTWLFMFAGGTSMMIFSAYLMYISNVVIQAVCLYCIGSAFCALALFILTVVGRDWDDIGQLFFIGIIVGLVTIIGTLAIYAPINNPQAKPTESGYIITSSSNPDNIELAKHLTGVGAKMYGAFWCTHCNDQKQMFGREAVDELTYIECDPKGKNPQVALCQAAKIPGYPTWEINGQMYSGTRSLAELAQLSGYTGPNNFGLQ; translated from the coding sequence ATGTATTCTCAAAGATCGATTCCTTGGATTCACCGCAAGTCACGGTTTGCGATCGCTGCGATCGCCTCAATTGGTGTCGTAATTACAGCTTATCTCACCATCACAAAATTTGCGGGTGGTGCCGCAGTTTGTCCCACAGAAGGATGCGATAAAGTATTAGAAAGTCCCTACGCGGTTGTCTTTGGTTTGCCCTTAGCACTTTTTGGTTTTTTAGCCTATAGCAGTATGATTGGGGCGGCAGTATCTCCTTGGTTGGTGAATGAAGAAACCTCTAAAGCTTTTAGGGCGAAACTAGAGAACTGGACATGGTTGTTCATGTTTGCCGGGGGAACTTCCATGATGATTTTTAGTGCTTATCTGATGTATATCAGTAATGTCGTTATCCAGGCGGTATGCTTGTACTGTATTGGTTCGGCATTCTGTGCTTTAGCCCTCTTTATTTTAACCGTTGTTGGTCGAGACTGGGACGACATTGGCCAGTTATTTTTTATCGGCATTATTGTGGGTCTAGTCACCATTATTGGCACATTAGCGATTTATGCGCCGATTAATAATCCTCAAGCAAAACCTACAGAAAGTGGCTATATTATTACCAGCAGTTCTAATCCCGATAATATAGAGTTAGCCAAGCATTTAACCGGCGTAGGTGCTAAAATGTATGGGGCATTCTGGTGTACTCATTGTAACGATCAAAAGCAAATGTTTGGTCGAGAAGCGGTGGACGAATTAACTTATATAGAATGTGACCCTAAAGGCAAAAATCCTCAAGTTGCTTTGTGTCAAGCAGCGAAAATTCCTGGCTATCCCACCTGGGAAATTAATGGTCAAATGTATTCCGGGACTCGTTCTTTGGCGGAATTAGCCCAATTATCTGGTTATACGGGGCCAAATAATTTTGGTCTTCAGTAG
- a CDS encoding IS4 family transposase, with protein MGNSFRQTVAGIFAHPEMNQEIMLSGHIQATMERAEATVGEYVIAAQDTTYYNYSGHKKMSGLGVIQGNVRGLMQHNVLLLNEQGLPLGLLGQQYWTRDGGLDLPEGEKESSKWLKGLNAINQQASQSSKRFVTVEDREGDVFSFFKAERKTNVDLLVRVYQARNLEIVSSNIVCQLPDVSSHLPDYGTQRVRIYRQNREVELILRLRAGAVNVYPDKNLSANKHKTQGLSLVVAQEIGCIDPKTNEDIFCSEDAATWYLLTSLPIATTSNVQRVTRFYALRWRVERFHYTLKSGALQVEKLQAR; from the coding sequence ATGGGTAACAGTTTTCGTCAAACAGTAGCGGGTATATTTGCTCATCCAGAAATGAATCAAGAGATCATGTTGTCAGGACACATTCAGGCAACGATGGAACGAGCCGAAGCAACGGTTGGGGAATATGTGATCGCCGCGCAAGACACAACTTATTACAACTACTCAGGACATAAAAAAATGTCTGGGTTAGGGGTAATACAAGGGAATGTCCGAGGATTGATGCAACATAATGTACTACTGCTCAATGAACAAGGTTTACCCCTAGGACTCTTAGGACAACAATACTGGACTCGAGACGGAGGTTTAGACCTGCCAGAAGGAGAAAAAGAAAGTAGTAAATGGCTCAAGGGGTTGAATGCCATCAATCAGCAAGCCAGTCAATCGAGCAAACGCTTTGTGACCGTAGAAGATAGAGAAGGAGATGTTTTTAGTTTTTTTAAAGCCGAACGAAAGACAAATGTAGATCTGCTCGTCAGGGTATATCAAGCTCGTAATTTGGAAATCGTCAGCAGTAATATAGTCTGCCAATTGCCCGATGTGTCGTCTCACTTGCCCGACTATGGAACCCAACGAGTACGCATTTATCGTCAAAACCGGGAAGTAGAACTGATTCTTCGCTTACGGGCAGGGGCAGTCAATGTTTATCCAGATAAAAATTTGAGTGCCAACAAGCATAAAACCCAAGGTTTATCTTTGGTGGTCGCCCAAGAGATCGGTTGTATCGATCCCAAAACAAACGAAGATATCTTCTGTTCAGAAGATGCAGCCACATGGTATTTACTGACCAGTCTTCCGATTGCCACTACCAGTAATGTCCAAAGGGTGACTCGATTTTATGCCCTGCGATGGCGGGTAGAACGCTTTCATTACACTCTTAAGTCTGGTGCTTTACAGGTGGAAAAATTACAAGCAAGATGA
- a CDS encoding heavy metal translocating P-type ATPase, whose product METINLRLKGMGCAACANRIEKALQSVPGVDRCFVNFAIAQAKVEYHPQQTDVFIIKKAVSDAGYSAEPLTDFSQETDENSPEQLAQKQLEKQLKNKVIFGGVISAILVIGSLPAMTGLHWHWFPMWLHNAWVQLVLATPVMVWCGQQFFTGAYKSLLHHTADMNTLVSLGTGSAYLYSLFATFFPGFFQTHGLEAAIYYEPAAVIITLILLGRLLESRARGKTSEAISKLMGLQAKTARVIQNGEPIDLPIEQVQVGDVILVRPGEKIPVDGEVISGISQVDEAMVTGEPLPVKKQVGDEVIGGTINKTGSFQFRAARVGKDTMLAQIVKLVQEAQGSKAPIQRLADRVTGWFVPVVMAIAVITFLIWFKTTGNLTMAMITTLGVLIIACPCALGLATPTSVMVGTGLGAEYGILIKGAESLELAHKIQTIVLDKTGTITQGKPTVTDYITVFGIVDNIADSSVDYSEIELLAFAAALESHSEHPLGEAIVDYAKSQGVEISSPEIREITREITNFAAIAGMGVEGNIEDNLVQIGTKRWLNQLNIDTQVLAAYQETWETQGKTTAWLAINGQVQGLFAIADAVKPSSINAVKTLKKMGLEVVMLTGDNRQTAEAIAHQVGITKVLAEVRPDQKAEQIRILQAKSKIVAMVGDGINDAPALAQADVGIAIGTGTDVAIAASDLTLISGDLQGIITAIQLSHATMNNIRQNLFFAFIYNIAGIPIAAGILYPFFGWLLNPIIAGAAMAFSSVSVVSNALRLRKFKPKLSH is encoded by the coding sequence ATGGAAACCATCAATCTCCGTTTAAAAGGGATGGGCTGTGCTGCTTGTGCCAACCGGATTGAAAAAGCCCTGCAAAGCGTTCCGGGAGTCGATCGCTGTTTTGTGAACTTCGCCATAGCGCAAGCCAAAGTAGAATATCATCCCCAACAAACCGATGTATTCATCATTAAAAAAGCCGTCAGCGATGCTGGTTATAGCGCCGAACCACTGACGGATTTTTCTCAAGAAACAGATGAAAACTCTCCTGAACAATTAGCCCAAAAACAGTTAGAAAAGCAACTAAAAAATAAGGTAATATTTGGCGGAGTAATTAGTGCCATTTTAGTCATTGGTTCTTTACCCGCCATGACCGGACTTCATTGGCATTGGTTCCCAATGTGGCTACATAATGCTTGGGTGCAATTAGTATTAGCTACTCCGGTAATGGTTTGGTGCGGTCAGCAATTTTTTACCGGGGCATATAAGTCACTTTTACATCATACAGCGGATATGAATACTTTGGTCTCCCTGGGAACTGGTTCCGCTTATTTATATTCTTTGTTTGCCACTTTTTTTCCCGGTTTTTTCCAAACTCATGGGTTAGAAGCGGCCATTTACTATGAACCCGCAGCAGTGATTATTACCCTAATTTTATTGGGCAGATTGTTGGAAAGTCGCGCTAGAGGAAAAACTTCTGAAGCGATTAGTAAATTGATGGGTTTACAAGCAAAAACCGCGAGGGTAATTCAAAATGGAGAACCTATAGACCTGCCTATAGAACAGGTGCAAGTGGGTGATGTTATTTTAGTCCGCCCTGGGGAAAAAATTCCCGTAGATGGTGAGGTTATTTCCGGGATTTCTCAAGTTGATGAGGCAATGGTCACAGGTGAACCTTTGCCGGTAAAAAAACAGGTAGGGGATGAAGTAATTGGAGGGACGATTAATAAGACCGGCAGTTTTCAATTTCGGGCTGCAAGAGTCGGCAAGGATACTATGTTAGCCCAGATAGTTAAATTAGTCCAAGAAGCCCAAGGCAGTAAAGCCCCAATTCAACGGTTAGCCGATCGCGTTACTGGGTGGTTTGTCCCCGTTGTCATGGCGATCGCCGTTATTACTTTTTTGATTTGGTTTAAGACAACGGGCAACCTAACTATGGCGATGATTACTACCTTGGGAGTGCTGATTATTGCTTGTCCTTGTGCTTTGGGTTTAGCTACCCCAACTTCAGTCATGGTAGGTACTGGTTTAGGGGCAGAATATGGTATTTTAATTAAAGGGGCTGAGAGTTTAGAATTAGCCCATAAAATTCAAACCATTGTGTTAGATAAAACTGGCACGATTACCCAGGGTAAACCTACTGTGACTGATTATATCACAGTTTTTGGAATTGTGGATAATATTGCCGATTCTAGTGTCGATTATAGTGAAATTGAATTATTAGCTTTTGCCGCAGCACTGGAAAGTCATTCAGAACATCCTTTGGGGGAAGCAATTGTGGATTATGCTAAGTCTCAGGGAGTAGAAATTTCTTCACCGGAAATTAGAGAAATTACCAGAGAAATTACCAATTTTGCGGCGATCGCTGGTATGGGAGTTGAAGGGAACATTGAGGATAACTTAGTACAAATTGGCACCAAACGGTGGTTAAATCAATTAAACATTGACACCCAAGTTTTAGCCGCATATCAAGAAACTTGGGAAACCCAAGGAAAAACAACCGCTTGGTTAGCGATTAATGGCCAAGTGCAAGGTTTATTTGCCATTGCTGATGCGGTCAAACCTTCTTCCATAAATGCAGTCAAAACCTTGAAAAAAATGGGCTTAGAAGTGGTAATGTTAACGGGAGATAATCGCCAAACCGCAGAGGCGATCGCTCATCAAGTTGGCATCACCAAAGTATTAGCAGAAGTTCGCCCCGACCAGAAAGCAGAACAAATCAGAATATTACAAGCAAAAAGCAAAATTGTCGCAATGGTTGGGGATGGCATTAATGATGCCCCAGCTTTAGCCCAAGCGGATGTAGGGATTGCCATTGGGACGGGAACTGATGTCGCGATCGCTGCCAGCGATCTTACCCTAATTTCAGGAGATTTACAGGGAATTATTACTGCCATTCAACTAAGTCATGCTACCATGAATAATATTCGCCAAAACCTATTTTTTGCCTTCATTTACAACATAGCGGGAATTCCCATTGCTGCCGGAATTCTTTATCCGTTCTTTGGCTGGTTACTCAATCCGATTATTGCCGGGGCAGCAATGGCATTTAGTTCCGTTTCTGTAGTATCAAATGCCCTCCGCTTACGCAAATTTAAACCGAAATTATCCCATTAA
- a CDS encoding pentapeptide repeat-containing protein: MKKYQKVKHYLEQEIAAAPKQKVFAENFTFQDIYVSLKAQAIDANGNLNQYSPPVILEDQVKDILHQENFSDKVIVIQGKAGSGKTLFSRIMADWVRQEMYPQWTPIVVHLNDFKIIQPSFEYNLRSHLKNTFAKYSHQWLTTGVTRFLFLLDGFDELPPSKNSRSLEEFLQQVAEFQKECSQNHHMGHQVIITGRSVALKGLERFLPANLDRVELLPMDDELQEEWFGKWSNLVSGQNPAYFSEFLQDYTCPESLKEIAREPLWLYFLSALHRDGQLYPERLDNTSYTQAKILIYQQVLEWVVSCFHPQTRKDEFPNIDALDNWRSLLTEIGLCVRQSGSLYAPLNIIEQRLENLPDVKNLLREIAQILERKILKNPLGNLAYKTNNFPEIPEFQISHKAFGDFLFATRLAQSIETWTIPGVQREKFYIPTQQMDWEIYDLLGYGRLTLELVEFLIGLLGLSHNFRPVELFHRLENFYWRWCHGVFIDAIEDSLPQKKARQLQKQGIDLGQRQVDLYAGLNVMILLLELHRYAQENYDLKEQINFYPCGVPDTEQFNKDQLFCIIGYSCSLDVSAFLRIAGVFLSGINLSHVDLISTYLVGANLSHANLTETSLSMAYLSGANLSGANLSGAYLTGANLSGANLSYANLTRANLHSTDLFRADLRHANLTGTNLRSADLSGADLSSVNFQGANLSDADLQNITWDENTNWQEVQGLDMAVNVPDSLQKYQTFSTLNSKN; this comes from the coding sequence TTGAAAAAATATCAGAAAGTCAAGCATTATCTAGAGCAGGAAATTGCCGCTGCCCCTAAACAAAAAGTGTTTGCGGAAAATTTCACCTTTCAGGACATCTATGTTTCCTTAAAAGCTCAAGCAATTGATGCCAACGGAAACCTAAATCAATATAGTCCGCCGGTAATTTTGGAAGACCAGGTAAAAGATATTTTACACCAGGAAAACTTTTCCGATAAAGTAATTGTAATTCAAGGCAAAGCCGGTTCGGGAAAAACCCTATTTTCTCGGATTATGGCGGATTGGGTGCGCCAGGAAATGTATCCCCAATGGACGCCTATTGTGGTTCACTTAAATGATTTCAAAATCATTCAACCCAGTTTTGAATATAACCTGCGATCGCACCTAAAAAATACCTTTGCTAAATATAGCCATCAATGGTTAACCACTGGTGTCACCCGCTTTTTATTTTTGTTGGATGGATTTGATGAACTGCCCCCCAGTAAAAATAGCCGTAGTTTAGAAGAATTCTTGCAACAAGTGGCCGAATTTCAAAAAGAATGTTCCCAAAATCATCACATGGGGCATCAGGTGATTATTACCGGACGTTCTGTGGCATTAAAAGGCTTAGAAAGATTTCTACCGGCTAATTTAGATCGGGTAGAACTTTTACCAATGGATGATGAACTTCAGGAAGAATGGTTCGGCAAATGGTCTAATTTAGTATCGGGCCAAAATCCGGCTTATTTCTCTGAATTTTTACAAGATTACACCTGTCCTGAATCTTTAAAAGAAATCGCCAGAGAACCCCTATGGCTCTATTTCTTATCCGCCCTGCATCGCGATGGACAATTGTATCCAGAAAGATTGGATAATACCAGCTATACTCAGGCCAAGATTCTGATTTACCAGCAGGTATTAGAGTGGGTGGTTAGCTGTTTTCATCCCCAGACCCGCAAAGATGAATTCCCCAATATTGATGCTTTAGATAATTGGCGATCGCTTTTAACAGAAATTGGCTTATGCGTGCGGCAATCTGGCAGTTTATATGCGCCATTAAACATAATTGAGCAACGCTTAGAAAACTTGCCAGACGTCAAAAACTTACTGCGGGAAATTGCTCAAATATTAGAGCGAAAAATTCTGAAAAATCCCCTGGGTAATTTGGCATATAAAACTAATAATTTTCCAGAAATACCAGAATTTCAAATTAGTCACAAAGCCTTTGGGGACTTTTTGTTTGCCACGCGATTAGCCCAAAGCATAGAAACTTGGACAATCCCCGGAGTGCAACGGGAAAAATTTTATATTCCCACTCAACAAATGGACTGGGAAATTTATGACCTCCTGGGTTATGGTCGTTTAACCTTAGAATTGGTAGAATTCTTAATCGGGTTACTCGGTCTTAGTCATAATTTTCGTCCCGTAGAACTCTTTCACCGCCTAGAAAATTTTTACTGGCGCTGGTGTCACGGGGTATTTATTGATGCGATCGAAGATAGTTTACCCCAGAAAAAAGCCAGACAATTGCAAAAGCAAGGCATTGATTTAGGTCAGCGTCAAGTGGATCTTTATGCAGGGCTAAATGTAATGATTTTATTACTAGAATTACACCGCTATGCCCAGGAAAATTATGACCTCAAAGAACAAATCAACTTTTATCCTTGCGGCGTTCCCGACACCGAACAGTTTAATAAAGATCAACTATTTTGTATTATCGGCTATAGCTGTTCCCTAGACGTTTCCGCCTTTTTACGCATCGCTGGGGTCTTCCTCAGTGGCATTAACCTCAGTCACGTTGACTTAATCAGCACCTATCTTGTAGGCGCTAATCTTAGTCATGCTAACTTAACTGAAACTTCTTTGAGTATGGCCTACCTCAGTGGCGCTAACCTGAGTGGAGCGAATTTATCTGGGGCTTATCTCACGGGAGCTAACCTCAGTGGAGCGAATTTAAGTTACGCTAATTTAACGCGGGCAAATCTGCACAGCACAGATTTATTTCGGGCGGATCTGCGCCACGCTAACTTAACGGGGACCAACCTGCGAAGTGCCGATCTCAGCGGGGCTGACCTGAGTAGCGTCAATTTCCAGGGTGCTAACCTCAGCGATGCTGATTTGCAAAATATTACCTGGGATGAAAATACCAATTGGCAAGAGGTGCAAGGCTTAGATATGGCGGTGAATGTCCCGGATTCCCTTCAGAAATACCAGACTTTTTCTACCCTGAATAGTAAAAACTAA
- a CDS encoding sodium:alanine symporter family protein codes for MRKNVVCLVLLFLAMSTAAIAQGEESAANSGGLLQTIDSVFAQIVAVMSRVLFFSIGGIPLIVMWLISGAIFFTIRMGLINFRAFKHAIFVVQGHFDDPSEEGEVSHFQALAAALSATVGLGNIAGVSVAVSLGGPGAVVWMTLAGLFGMTSKFVECTLAQKYRVMAEDGTVSGGPMHYLSRGLAERGLGQLGKGLAGLFAVLCIFASLGGGNMFQANQSYAAIAGMVPQFPNWAYGLGIAFLVGLVIIGGIKRIGSVAGALVPAMCLIYVLASLWILVSNFSQIPAAFTSIIQGAFSPEAIEGGFIGVLVQGVRRAVFSNEAGVGSAAIAHAAAKTKEPIREGIVALLEPFIDTVVICNMTALVVVITGTYDDGLEGVAITKAAFSSVISWFPIILTLAVFLFAFSTMISWSYYGERCWAYLFGNHTIQVYHGIYVVCLFIGSVVNLGAIIDFTDMMFFCMAFPNMLGGFIMSNEVAADLNDYMNRLKSGAMPIYK; via the coding sequence ATGAGAAAAAATGTCGTTTGCCTAGTGCTACTTTTTCTGGCCATGTCCACAGCAGCGATCGCCCAAGGAGAAGAAAGCGCCGCCAACAGTGGCGGGTTACTTCAGACCATTGATAGCGTCTTTGCTCAAATTGTCGCGGTGATGTCTAGGGTGCTGTTTTTCAGTATTGGTGGCATTCCCCTGATTGTAATGTGGCTGATTAGCGGGGCAATTTTCTTTACCATTCGGATGGGCTTGATCAACTTTCGGGCTTTTAAGCACGCTATTTTTGTGGTGCAAGGTCACTTTGACGATCCCTCGGAAGAAGGAGAAGTTTCCCACTTCCAAGCTTTAGCGGCTGCCCTGTCCGCAACGGTGGGATTGGGGAATATTGCCGGGGTTTCGGTAGCGGTGAGTCTGGGGGGTCCAGGGGCCGTGGTCTGGATGACTCTAGCCGGTTTGTTCGGCATGACTAGCAAGTTTGTGGAATGTACCCTAGCCCAGAAATATCGTGTGATGGCAGAAGATGGCACGGTTTCCGGGGGGCCAATGCATTACCTTTCTAGAGGTTTGGCTGAGAGAGGACTGGGGCAACTGGGTAAAGGTTTGGCGGGACTGTTTGCGGTACTCTGTATTTTTGCTTCCTTGGGGGGCGGCAATATGTTCCAAGCCAACCAGTCTTATGCCGCGATCGCTGGTATGGTTCCACAATTTCCTAACTGGGCTTATGGTTTAGGAATTGCCTTTTTGGTCGGTTTAGTGATTATTGGTGGGATTAAAAGAATCGGTTCTGTAGCGGGCGCCTTGGTGCCCGCTATGTGTTTAATTTATGTATTGGCGTCCCTGTGGATTTTGGTGAGCAATTTTAGTCAAATTCCCGCTGCCTTTACTTCGATTATCCAAGGGGCATTTTCTCCCGAAGCCATTGAAGGCGGTTTTATTGGCGTCTTGGTTCAGGGCGTTAGACGGGCTGTGTTTTCTAATGAAGCGGGGGTGGGTTCAGCCGCGATCGCTCATGCGGCAGCCAAAACCAAAGAACCCATCCGGGAGGGAATTGTGGCCTTGTTGGAACCCTTCATTGATACGGTGGTGATCTGTAATATGACCGCGTTAGTAGTGGTAATTACTGGCACCTACGATGATGGACTGGAGGGGGTGGCCATTACTAAAGCGGCTTTTAGTAGTGTGATTAGTTGGTTCCCGATTATTCTCACTTTGGCGGTATTTCTGTTTGCCTTCTCCACGATGATTTCTTGGAGTTATTACGGGGAAAGATGCTGGGCTTATTTGTTTGGTAATCACACCATTCAAGTTTACCACGGCATTTATGTGGTTTGTCTATTTATTGGTTCGGTGGTCAACTTGGGAGCGATTATCGATTTCACGGATATGATGTTTTTCTGTATGGCTTTTCCTAATATGTTGGGCGGATTTATTATGTCCAATGAGGTGGCCGCTGATTTAAATGATTATATGAATCGGCTGAAAAGTGGGGCAATGCCGATTTATAAGTAA
- the fni gene encoding type 2 isopentenyl-diphosphate Delta-isomerase: MNAPVNLATETQNRKADHIRVCLDEDVQFRQTTTGLERYRFTHACLPELDLAEIDLSTEFLGKPLGAPLLISSMTGGTELAKTINYRLAEVAQAYKLAMGVGSQRVAVENPEVGDTFAVRSLAPDILLFANLGAVQLNYTYGLEQCQRVVDQLEADALILHLNPLQEAVQTKGDRNFHGLLDKIERLCYSLPVPVIAKEVGNGISGAMAKKLIDAGVSAIDVAGAGGTSWARVEGERAKDPRQGRLGQTFADWGLPTSDCIIGVRAIAPEIPLIASGGLRNGLDVAKCLALGADIAGLAWPFLRAAADSDKAVAELAEILIEEIAIVLFCTGNATIADLKQSNALEKNVPFFVTRGRAGVTFPGIQNE; the protein is encoded by the coding sequence ATGAATGCCCCAGTTAATCTAGCCACAGAAACTCAGAACCGGAAAGCCGATCATATTCGGGTCTGTCTTGATGAAGATGTGCAATTTCGGCAAACGACCACGGGTTTAGAACGTTATCGGTTTACTCACGCTTGTTTGCCGGAACTGGATCTCGCTGAGATCGATCTGAGTACGGAGTTTCTGGGTAAACCGTTGGGGGCGCCGTTGCTGATTTCTTCCATGACTGGAGGGACAGAGTTGGCGAAAACGATTAATTATCGTTTGGCTGAAGTAGCCCAAGCATATAAGCTGGCAATGGGAGTGGGTTCGCAGCGGGTGGCGGTGGAAAACCCGGAAGTAGGGGATACTTTTGCTGTGCGATCGCTCGCTCCTGATATTTTGCTGTTTGCCAACTTGGGCGCCGTGCAACTGAATTATACTTACGGTCTAGAACAATGTCAGCGGGTGGTAGACCAGCTAGAAGCTGACGCTTTGATTTTGCACCTCAACCCCCTACAAGAAGCGGTGCAAACTAAAGGCGATCGCAATTTCCACGGATTACTTGACAAAATTGAAAGATTATGCTATAGCCTACCAGTGCCGGTGATTGCCAAAGAAGTGGGCAATGGTATTTCTGGGGCAATGGCAAAAAAATTAATTGATGCGGGGGTAAGTGCGATCGATGTGGCGGGGGCTGGTGGCACCTCCTGGGCAAGAGTGGAAGGGGAACGAGCCAAGGATCCCAGGCAGGGGCGCTTAGGTCAAACTTTTGCCGATTGGGGATTACCCACAAGTGACTGTATTATCGGGGTCAGAGCGATCGCCCCGGAAATTCCGCTGATTGCCTCTGGCGGATTGCGGAATGGATTAGATGTGGCCAAGTGTCTGGCTTTGGGGGCAGATATTGCCGGATTAGCATGGCCATTTTTGCGAGCGGCGGCGGACTCGGACAAAGCCGTGGCTGAATTAGCCGAAATCTTAATCGAAGAAATCGCCATAGTTTTATTCTGTACCGGCAACGCGACTATTGCTGATTTGAAACAATCAAACGCCCTGGAGAAAAATGTTCCGTTTTTCGTCACGAGAGGACGCGCTGGGGTGACTTTTCCAGGAATCCAAAATGAGTAA